The genomic window CCATTCATTTTCTTACCGTAAAGGGTTATATTCTCTTTATTGTTCCTACTAACGACTTCATAACCTTCAATCTCGGCACCTGCAATAGTAGAGTTAATTATAAGAAGAAACCCTATTATAAAACTGATAGATGACTTCATTGGCAATACCTCATTTTAGTGTTCCCTAATGTGCATTTTTATGCGACTAATCTGCTAACAGTAAATGAGCGTATCTGCTTCTTAAAGATACGCCCCTATTATTGAATAAATACACACCCTTATACTGTCATTCAAATTTAAACATATTTTCTACCTCTTTACTTGCTTTAGGCAAATCCATACCTTTTTTCCAAATCAGTATATTATCCTCTGGAGTTCCATAATACAAGGCTTTTATTTCCGCTCCGTCACGATTCATTTCTTGACCTTCTATATCAAAAAAGTCATAACCCATCGCCAATCCATATGGTGGTTGTGCTTTTTTCTTTATTATAGGTCGTAAAGGCTTCATATAGAAGTTTCCGTTATCATCCATTTCATATGCGATTTCATTTAAAGCATAACCATCTGTTAATTCCACATGATATACAATTTTACCATCCGACAATTGACTAACTTGCGATATTTCTACTACGTTTATTGGAACATTGACTGTGTTTAAATGGAATAAATAACTGTACCCGAAAGAGATAAGTGAAACCAAAATCACAGAAATGATAACACCAATAGCAAAGGATTTTACTTTTGAACGATTCCAGTAAGAAGAAATTCTCTTTATAACATTACTATCTTTTCGATTAATATCGATTTCCTCTTTCGATAAGTTAAAGTCCACTTTAAATTTCTCTAATTCTATTTTACAACTTTGACAGTCAACAAGGTGTTCTTCTATCATTTTTTCACTATCATCACTACATACTTTATCATAATACAATGGGAGCAAATCTTTCACGATTTCACAGGATACTTTCGTCATTTCAATTCCTCCTTTAGCAGATCATGAATTTTACCTTTAGCCCGATGAAATGTGACTCTTGCCCAACTTTCTGTTCTCTCAAAAAGTTCGCTTATTTGTTTAAAGGAAAGTTCACCAAATACTCTAAGTGTAAAGACTTCTTTATAAGGCTCTTCTAAGCGATGCACAACTTTGTGTAAACGGAAACTTTCTTCTTTTTTCATTAACATATCTTCAATACTATTCTCATTGGTTTGTTCAGGTATATCATTTGATTCATAACGCTTTTGTTTGTCGAGATAAGTAAAGTATGTATTTTTTGCTATTTGACATAGCCAAACATTGAGTTTGCAATTGCCCTTGAATTTATCAATACTTTTTAAAGCCTTGAAAAATGTTTCTTGTGTTATTTCTTCTGCAATTTTTTCATTTCGGCTTAACGTTAATACAAACGAGTAAACATCTCGAAAGTATCGATTGTAAATCTCTTCAAACTCCGTCACATTTCTACCTCCTTTCCTAATTAAGACTTAGTAAAGTAAGTTTCGTTACAAAAATAATAATAAAATTGGCAGACGATAGGTCTGCCTTTAGTTCATTCCATTTATTAGTTATATTTCCTCGTTCATTTTGGTTGGCAATAGTATCCCAAGTCTTTACTAAAGGGTGCGTGAGTCTAAGAACATTTTTCCCAATCTCTACATAATTACTTTATCATAATTTAACTGTATAGCCTTTCACTTTATATAGCTCACTTTCTGATCGCTTTCCCGTTTACATTTCTCTTTTTCGTTGATTACTTTACATACAGCAAACTTGGTTGGTAATAGTTTTAACTATATGAAAAAAAGAAGTGAGGAAAAGAAGATACTATAATGATTACGTATTTATGCTATTGGACACGTTTTTAGTGGGTTTTCAAGGATTGAAGGAGCATTCTTGTAGTTTTTAGGAATAGTAATGGGATTGATTTGTAGGATTTGCAGGGTGGCGATACGCTTTTTTTGTGTAGCTTTTGTCATAGACTTTAACGGAGTATCTAAGTCGTAAGAGGACACTTTTTTGAGAAAATCAATAAGCTTTTGCTTGTTTTGAGGTTTTAGAGGCGATTTTGTTATAATTTTTCTTGCTTCATCCAACTTGTAAAAAGTGTCAGTGTAGTAGATGGGAAAGATATATAATTCAAAATGATTCAGAAATTCCTGATGTTTAAAGTATTCTGATAGCTTTCTCGGTACACCTTTTTCCTTTTCTAAATAATACAAGCGATTGTTTCCAACTTGCACTTCAAATCGAATTACATCATTTTCATAAGGAGCAGGTTCTCTCCCTTTTGCTCTGCATTCTTCTGCTTTCATATAGACGAGCGATTTTACTGAATTGGACTTGTGTTCAACTGATGTTCCATACGTCACGTACTCTTTTGTTTTCTTATTTTGATAGCCTGTCCTTTTTGTTTGACGGCAATAGCTACGTGCCATTTTCTTATATAAATCTATCAAGAGCTGACGTTCATCTTTGTTCTGAACGACAACATCATAACGATAGTCAATTCTTGTCAGGACATGATTTTTGTAACTTAAAGAATGACCAAAAATATCCATAAGCATTAGCTTGATTTTGTATTCAAATCTGCCATACATACCTTCCTTAATATCAGGTGTTCCTAACAATTGTATGACATCAACAACCATTGATAGATGCCATTCTCCTTTGCCACGACTCATTAAAACAGCGTTAATACCCTTATAGTAATCTTCAAAGTAGCTATTCAATTCGCTGTACTTGATACCTAATCGTTGCTGAATATCTTGAACTTCAAGATAATTTAGTGGTATATACATTTTAAATGTGTGAATCATTTCCATTCCTCCTATGGTTGCTTGGGATGGGAGAATACAGATGGCTCTAAGGATGAAAGAGGTTTTTTCACTCCCAACCCGATTATATTTATTATTTTCTCCATTGCTCTTTTGGAAAGAGTAGTTTCATTGTATATAAATGAGTGACAAGAAAAAACACGTTTGTAGTTCTATGATGTTTTATACTTCAAACCGTAGCTTTATAACTGTAATCGGAAATAGATTACGATAAATACACAACCAACACTTTAACGCTTTAAATTATCATAAAACACTTAAAGTATAGACATTTATAAAAATA from Bacillus sp. HMF5848 includes these protein-coding regions:
- a CDS encoding zf-HC2 domain-containing protein; translation: MTKVSCEIVKDLLPLYYDKVCSDDSEKMIEEHLVDCQSCKIELEKFKVDFNLSKEEIDINRKDSNVIKRISSYWNRSKVKSFAIGVIISVILVSLISFGYSYLFHLNTVNVPINVVEISQVSQLSDGKIVYHVELTDGYALNEIAYEMDDNGNFYMKPLRPIIKKKAQPPYGLAMGYDFFDIEGQEMNRDGAEIKALYYGTPEDNILIWKKGMDLPKASKEVENMFKFE
- a CDS encoding RNA polymerase sigma factor; the encoded protein is MTEFEEIYNRYFRDVYSFVLTLSRNEKIAEEITQETFFKALKSIDKFKGNCKLNVWLCQIAKNTYFTYLDKQKRYESNDIPEQTNENSIEDMLMKKEESFRLHKVVHRLEEPYKEVFTLRVFGELSFKQISELFERTESWARVTFHRAKGKIHDLLKEELK